The genomic interval agaaaaacTCCCGCAATACCTTAAATTATTAGCAATTTTTAAAACGACCCTGTTTCCCTTACATCAAGCTTCCCGCTGGACATAGCCTGgtcgctcttcttcttcttatatTTATCCTTATACATCTTGTTGCGATGTTTTTTGCACATCCACGGCTTCCTCTGCTTGGCCACCTGTGTGGTGGTCTCCGTGCAGCCGTCGTAAGTGCACTGTTTGGGGGCGTTGTCGCCCTCCGAGGTCTCCTCTTCATTAAGCTCCTCCGGGCTGGCTGCGCCTTCTCTGGGATCAGACGCGTCCAGCACGTCGCTCTCTTCGTCCGGATCGTCCACGCTGAAAGAGGACACGTTGTTCTCCGATTCATGCGGCGTTGTCACGTTTCTGCTGTCCACAGCTCCGCTTTTACTAACGAAATACCGCTGGCCGTCTTTAGTGAGCAGAAGAGTGGAGTCCTTGTCTTTATTTGCAGCGGATGAAGAACTGTCCTTGTTGCTCATAGTTATGGCAGTGAACGCAATGCTAACCGCCGGTTCTCTACAACAACCTCACTTTGATACGTATTCACATACGAAACGCGCAGCTACAAGTTACTAgtacatatttttgtcataGAACATGCATTATCTTCATAAAACAATTGTACATAATCGCCCTTAGGCGAAAGCTACACTTCCTTGATGATATTCTTCTTCTCTGGCATTGTGTTTGCGTCTGACAACAGCGACGCCTTTTGGCTCAAACGAGAGCTACATATAAGAATGTTTGCTATTTTAATTCTCTAAACGGTAcgaaaaaacatttcatacttGTTCTACCTCTCTTTAATTTCCACTTTCCCCATATCTCCTCAAATTAATGTACTTCTTAGTCTTAGGAAAAATGCTTGGAAAACAAACTTGGAGAAATATTAAGGTGACTTACGTCATGTTCATGGAAAAGATTCAGTCAGAGCAAATCTGTGTGATGATAATTATTCAACTGAGCAACAGTAGCCCCTAAtcccctcaaaaaaaaaagaaataaaacacaaacaatttagtttttaaaggtgttttaattattacttttgATTAATGACAGACCATTGATGAAGAGAGGTACAGGTATTCAGGAAAGGCTGAATGCAGTAGAGCAGCAGTGAGAGCACTTTGGTTAACCGTGTACCGGAGAGTGTGGGTTTCATCACCACAACAAATTCACACTGTAGCACATTACTGTGTAAATGTCATGACAGgaagaaatgaagaaacaaagacaaatgaaacaacagctttaaaatctctaaaaaa from Xiphophorus maculatus strain JP 163 A chromosome 11, X_maculatus-5.0-male, whole genome shotgun sequence carries:
- the rfxap gene encoding regulatory factor X-associated protein, with the translated sequence MSNKDSSSSAANKDKDSTLLLTKDGQRYFVSKSGAVDSRNVTTPHESENNVSSFSVDDPDEESDVLDASDPREGAASPEELNEEETSEGDNAPKQCTYDGCTETTTQVAKQRKPWMCKKHRNKMYKDKYKKKKSDQAMSSGKLDENSEERPVSVNKQRLGAMGDRPARPSLIEQVLNQKRLSLLRSPEVIRFLQQQQQLLAAQSRSQSQQHFQGC